In one Zalophus californianus isolate mZalCal1 chromosome 10, mZalCal1.pri.v2, whole genome shotgun sequence genomic region, the following are encoded:
- the MICALL2 gene encoding MICAL-like protein 2 isoform X2 has protein sequence MAAIKALQQWCRQQCEGYRDVSITNMTTSFRDGLAFCAILHRHRPDLLDFDALRKENIYENNKLAFHVAEEKLGIPALLDAEDMVALKVPDRLSILTYVSQYYNYFHGRSPIGGMAGIKRPPSDSDEEPSGKKAPSQPARPSPTPAKRQPLSPTSTNPAVQRKDRSSGGLLLKTGQASVNSSVSSTCGVCGKHVHLVQRHLADGELYHRSCFRCKQCSSTLHSGAYRPTGEPGVFVCSSHHPEAASASPTWRDPAPRQPGTVPSDSKLPSAPWKAQEANGLRDTGPKARPEARELVVSSSAAKGVPTPAHPLAPASSHVHAGTPPGPRFLAGLQGGKASMRVDNSSPAGWSSLARDTAAVSPRPALKPSAPDSRPATLQGRATPQAAAPQTKVSVGPASPGPADTPDWTPSASKIQQARERFFQTPGAAPSPGPAGRAPAPADAPSGDSSREQALSCLLKALPRLGDTGAQAPDRPSPALKSHTRTEGPQASPSAKLSRVASPQALSPPARTELPAPLRVGTTSRASTSPQAGRKSPPVSSGASSRLKPEAPLAKGASASPQEGQEDGPAGWRARLKPVEKKSPAERSGPRMGEAPGRVRRSSEGPARVPPTPLQPDRTAGTASPGPSPSAASPSRSHRRKLAVSASLDVSANWLRSEPSGQEVPAQSWKEEEKGKLSAQDKPGRPLASAGVPAPPGKAVTNRARLHPDYMPPEEIQRHMENIESQLDALELRGVELEKRLRAAEGDASEDALMVDWFQLIHEKQLLLRQELELMYKARDQRLVEQQLDLDGELRQLMAKPKGLKSLQDQQREEDLLRQYISTVEDRSNIVDVLEEDRLREQEEDEMLQNMIQSLDLQKSSGDQKKKSKFSLSRVWSLRSKSKTPE, from the exons ATGGCGGCCATCAAGGCGCTGCAGCAGTGGTGCCGACAGCAGTGCGAGGGCTACCGGGACGTGAGCATCACCAACATGACCACGTCGTTCCGCGACGGCCTGGCCTTCTGCGCCATCCTGCACCGCCACCGGCCCGACCTCCT AGACTTTGATGCTCTCAGGAAGGAAAACATTTATGAGAACAACAAACTG GCCTTCCATGTGGCTGAGGAGAAGCTGGGCATCCCAGCCCTGCTGGACGCCGAGGACATGGTGGCCCTGAAGGTGCCAGACCGGCTGAGCATTCTGACCTATGTGTCTCAGTACTATAACTACTTCCACGGACGCTCCCCCA TTGGGGGCATGGCTGGTATCAAGAGACCCCCGTCAGACTCCGACGAGGAACCGTCCGGGAAGAAGGCCCCATCCCAGCCGGCCAGGCCCTCACCCACTCCAGCCAAGCGGCAGCCACTGTCTCCCACCAGCACAAACCCCGCCGTCCAGCGGAAGGACAGGAGCTCAGGGGGTCTCCTGCTGAAGACC GGCCAGGCCTCCGTGAACAGCTCCGTCAGCAGCACCTGTGGGGTCTGTGGCAAGCACGTGCACCTCGTGCAGCGACACTTGGCTGACGGGGAGCTCTACCACCGGAGCTGCTTCAg gtgtAAACAATGCTCCAGCACGCTGCACTCTGGGGCCTATAGGCCCACCGGCGAGCCCGGCGTCTTCGTATGTTCCAGCCACCACCCCGAGGCCGCCTCTGCAAGCCCCACGTGGCGGGACCCGGCCCCCCGACAACCAGGGACCGTGCCCTCAGACTCCAAGCTGCCCAGTGCCCCATGGAAGGCCCAGGAGGCAAATGGGCTCCGAGACACAGGGCCAAAAGCCAGGCCAGAGGCCCGGGAGCTGGTGGTGAGCAGCTCAGCTGCCAAAGGTGTCCCCACTCCAGCTCATcctctggcccctgcctcctcccatgTCCACGCGGGGACCCCACCCGGGCCCAGGTTCTTGGCAGGCCTCCAGGGTGGCAAAGCCAGCATGCGTGTGGACAACAGCTCCCCAGCAGGCTGGTCATCACTGGCCCGGGACACGGCAGCAGTCAGCCCCCGTCCTGCCCTGAAACCGAGTGCCCCGGACTCTCGCCCGGCCACCCTGCAAGGCCGGGCGACCCCCCAAGCAGCAGCCCCCCAGACCAAGGTCAGTGTGGGCCCAGCGTCTCCAGGCCCAGCAGACACCCCAGACTGGACCCCGTCAGCCTCCAAGATACAGCAGGCCCGGGAGAGGTTCTTCCAGACTCCTGgagctgcccccagccctggcccagctGGCAGGGCCCCAGCTCCTGCGGATGCACCTTCTGGGGACAGCAGCAGGGAGCAGGCGCTGAGCTGCCTCCTGAAGGCCCTTCCCAGGCTCGGGGACACTGGTGCCCAGGCGCCTGAcag GCCCTCCCCTGCTCTGAAATCCCATACCAGAACCGAAGGGCCACAAGCAAGTCCATCAGCCAAGCTGTCACGGGTGGCATCCCCCCAGGCCCTTAGCCCCCCTGCGAGGACTGAGCTGCCAGCCCCCCTGAGAGTGGGCACCACCTCACGGGCATCCACATCAccccaggcaggcaggaagagcCCGCCCGTATCCTCAGGTGCCAGCTCCAGGCTGAAGCCGGAGGCCCCCCTGGCAAAGG GTGCGAGTGCCAGCCCCCAGGAAGGCCAGGAGGACGGGCCAGCAGGATGGAGGGCCCGCCTGAAGCCCGTGGAGAAGAAAAGCCCTGCTgagag GTCAGGGCCTCGGATGGGTGAGGCGCCTGGGAGGGTCCGTAGGAGCTCCGAGGGGCCCGCCCGCGTGCCCCCGACCCCTCTTCAGCCTGACAGGACAGCGGGCACAGCGAGCCCCGGGCCCAGCCCCTCAG CCGCCTCCCCGTCCCGATCCCACCGCAGGAAGCTGGCCGTCTCTGCCAGCCTGGACGTTTCTGCCAACTGGCTTCGTTCGGAGCCCTCGGGGCAGGAAGTCCCAGCCCAGAgctggaaggaagaggagaaagggaagctgTCTGCTCAGGACAAACCAG GGAGGCCCTTGGCCTCGGCTGGTGTCCCCGCTCCACCCGGCAAGGCAGTGACCAACCGTGCCAGG CTGCACCCTGACTACATGCCCCCGGAAGAGATCCAGAGGCACATGGAGAACATCGAGAGCCAGCTGGACGCCCTGGAGCTCAGGGGCGTGGAGCTGGAGAAGCGTCTTCGCGCCGCCGAGGGGG ATGCCTCCGAGGACGCCCTCATGGTGGATTGGTTCCAGCTCATCCACGAGAAGCAGCTACTGCTGCGGCAGGAGTTGGAGCTGATGTACAA GGCCAGGGACCAGCGCCTGGTGGAGCAGCAGTTGGACCTGGACGGGGAGCTGCGTCAGCTGATGGCCAAGCCCA AGGGTCTGAAGTCCCTCCAGGACCAGCAGCGCGAGGAGGATCTGCTGCGCCAGTACATCAGCACGGTGGAGGACCGGAGCAACATCGTGGATGTCCTGGAGGAGGACCGGCTCAG AGAGCAAGAGGAGGACGAGATGCTGCAGAACATGATCCAGAGTCTGG acctccAGAAGAGCAGCGGGGACCAGAAGAAGAAGTCCAAGTTCAGCTTGTCCAGGGTCTGGTCCCTGAGGAGCAAAAGCAAGACCCCCGAGTGA
- the MICALL2 gene encoding MICAL-like protein 2 isoform X1 has translation MAAIKALQQWCRQQCEGYRDVSITNMTTSFRDGLAFCAILHRHRPDLLDFDALRKENIYENNKLAFHVAEEKLGIPALLDAEDMVALKVPDRLSILTYVSQYYNYFHGRSPIGGMAGIKRPPSDSDEEPSGKKAPSQPARPSPTPAKRQPLSPTSTNPAVQRKDRSSGGLLLKTGQASVNSSVSSTCGVCGKHVHLVQRHLADGELYHRSCFRCKQCSSTLHSGAYRPTGEPGVFVCSSHHPEAASASPTWRDPAPRQPGTVPSDSKLPSAPWKAQEANGLRDTGPKARPEARELVVSSSAAKGVPTPAHPLAPASSHVHAGTPPGPRFLAGLQGGKASMRVDNSSPAGWSSLARDTAAVSPRPALKPSAPDSRPATLQGRATPQAAAPQTKVSVGPASPGPADTPDWTPSASKIQQARERFFQTPGAAPSPGPAGRAPAPADAPSGDSSREQALSCLLKALPRLGDTGAQAPDRPSPALKSHTRTEGPQASPSAKLSRVASPQALSPPARTELPAPLRVGTTSRASTSPQAGRKSPPVSSGASSRLKPEAPLAKGASASPQEGQEDGPAGWRARLKPVEKKSPAERSGPRMGEAPGRVRRSSEGPARVPPTPLQPDRTAGTASPGPSPSAASPSRSHRRKLAVSASLDVSANWLRSEPSGQEVPAQSWKEEEKGKLSAQDKPAGRPLASAGVPAPPGKAVTNRARLHPDYMPPEEIQRHMENIESQLDALELRGVELEKRLRAAEGDASEDALMVDWFQLIHEKQLLLRQELELMYKARDQRLVEQQLDLDGELRQLMAKPKGLKSLQDQQREEDLLRQYISTVEDRSNIVDVLEEDRLREQEEDEMLQNMIQSLDLQKSSGDQKKKSKFSLSRVWSLRSKSKTPE, from the exons ATGGCGGCCATCAAGGCGCTGCAGCAGTGGTGCCGACAGCAGTGCGAGGGCTACCGGGACGTGAGCATCACCAACATGACCACGTCGTTCCGCGACGGCCTGGCCTTCTGCGCCATCCTGCACCGCCACCGGCCCGACCTCCT AGACTTTGATGCTCTCAGGAAGGAAAACATTTATGAGAACAACAAACTG GCCTTCCATGTGGCTGAGGAGAAGCTGGGCATCCCAGCCCTGCTGGACGCCGAGGACATGGTGGCCCTGAAGGTGCCAGACCGGCTGAGCATTCTGACCTATGTGTCTCAGTACTATAACTACTTCCACGGACGCTCCCCCA TTGGGGGCATGGCTGGTATCAAGAGACCCCCGTCAGACTCCGACGAGGAACCGTCCGGGAAGAAGGCCCCATCCCAGCCGGCCAGGCCCTCACCCACTCCAGCCAAGCGGCAGCCACTGTCTCCCACCAGCACAAACCCCGCCGTCCAGCGGAAGGACAGGAGCTCAGGGGGTCTCCTGCTGAAGACC GGCCAGGCCTCCGTGAACAGCTCCGTCAGCAGCACCTGTGGGGTCTGTGGCAAGCACGTGCACCTCGTGCAGCGACACTTGGCTGACGGGGAGCTCTACCACCGGAGCTGCTTCAg gtgtAAACAATGCTCCAGCACGCTGCACTCTGGGGCCTATAGGCCCACCGGCGAGCCCGGCGTCTTCGTATGTTCCAGCCACCACCCCGAGGCCGCCTCTGCAAGCCCCACGTGGCGGGACCCGGCCCCCCGACAACCAGGGACCGTGCCCTCAGACTCCAAGCTGCCCAGTGCCCCATGGAAGGCCCAGGAGGCAAATGGGCTCCGAGACACAGGGCCAAAAGCCAGGCCAGAGGCCCGGGAGCTGGTGGTGAGCAGCTCAGCTGCCAAAGGTGTCCCCACTCCAGCTCATcctctggcccctgcctcctcccatgTCCACGCGGGGACCCCACCCGGGCCCAGGTTCTTGGCAGGCCTCCAGGGTGGCAAAGCCAGCATGCGTGTGGACAACAGCTCCCCAGCAGGCTGGTCATCACTGGCCCGGGACACGGCAGCAGTCAGCCCCCGTCCTGCCCTGAAACCGAGTGCCCCGGACTCTCGCCCGGCCACCCTGCAAGGCCGGGCGACCCCCCAAGCAGCAGCCCCCCAGACCAAGGTCAGTGTGGGCCCAGCGTCTCCAGGCCCAGCAGACACCCCAGACTGGACCCCGTCAGCCTCCAAGATACAGCAGGCCCGGGAGAGGTTCTTCCAGACTCCTGgagctgcccccagccctggcccagctGGCAGGGCCCCAGCTCCTGCGGATGCACCTTCTGGGGACAGCAGCAGGGAGCAGGCGCTGAGCTGCCTCCTGAAGGCCCTTCCCAGGCTCGGGGACACTGGTGCCCAGGCGCCTGAcag GCCCTCCCCTGCTCTGAAATCCCATACCAGAACCGAAGGGCCACAAGCAAGTCCATCAGCCAAGCTGTCACGGGTGGCATCCCCCCAGGCCCTTAGCCCCCCTGCGAGGACTGAGCTGCCAGCCCCCCTGAGAGTGGGCACCACCTCACGGGCATCCACATCAccccaggcaggcaggaagagcCCGCCCGTATCCTCAGGTGCCAGCTCCAGGCTGAAGCCGGAGGCCCCCCTGGCAAAGG GTGCGAGTGCCAGCCCCCAGGAAGGCCAGGAGGACGGGCCAGCAGGATGGAGGGCCCGCCTGAAGCCCGTGGAGAAGAAAAGCCCTGCTgagag GTCAGGGCCTCGGATGGGTGAGGCGCCTGGGAGGGTCCGTAGGAGCTCCGAGGGGCCCGCCCGCGTGCCCCCGACCCCTCTTCAGCCTGACAGGACAGCGGGCACAGCGAGCCCCGGGCCCAGCCCCTCAG CCGCCTCCCCGTCCCGATCCCACCGCAGGAAGCTGGCCGTCTCTGCCAGCCTGGACGTTTCTGCCAACTGGCTTCGTTCGGAGCCCTCGGGGCAGGAAGTCCCAGCCCAGAgctggaaggaagaggagaaagggaagctgTCTGCTCAGGACAAACCAG CAGGGAGGCCCTTGGCCTCGGCTGGTGTCCCCGCTCCACCCGGCAAGGCAGTGACCAACCGTGCCAGG CTGCACCCTGACTACATGCCCCCGGAAGAGATCCAGAGGCACATGGAGAACATCGAGAGCCAGCTGGACGCCCTGGAGCTCAGGGGCGTGGAGCTGGAGAAGCGTCTTCGCGCCGCCGAGGGGG ATGCCTCCGAGGACGCCCTCATGGTGGATTGGTTCCAGCTCATCCACGAGAAGCAGCTACTGCTGCGGCAGGAGTTGGAGCTGATGTACAA GGCCAGGGACCAGCGCCTGGTGGAGCAGCAGTTGGACCTGGACGGGGAGCTGCGTCAGCTGATGGCCAAGCCCA AGGGTCTGAAGTCCCTCCAGGACCAGCAGCGCGAGGAGGATCTGCTGCGCCAGTACATCAGCACGGTGGAGGACCGGAGCAACATCGTGGATGTCCTGGAGGAGGACCGGCTCAG AGAGCAAGAGGAGGACGAGATGCTGCAGAACATGATCCAGAGTCTGG acctccAGAAGAGCAGCGGGGACCAGAAGAAGAAGTCCAAGTTCAGCTTGTCCAGGGTCTGGTCCCTGAGGAGCAAAAGCAAGACCCCCGAGTGA
- the MICALL2 gene encoding MICAL-like protein 2 isoform X3, which translates to MSMFTGRCRKNRRTPQKSPRLASLGTSPSASICRVPAVCRDFDALRKENIYENNKLAFHVAEEKLGIPALLDAEDMVALKVPDRLSILTYVSQYYNYFHGRSPIGGMAGIKRPPSDSDEEPSGKKAPSQPARPSPTPAKRQPLSPTSTNPAVQRKDRSSGGLLLKTGQASVNSSVSSTCGVCGKHVHLVQRHLADGELYHRSCFRCKQCSSTLHSGAYRPTGEPGVFVCSSHHPEAASASPTWRDPAPRQPGTVPSDSKLPSAPWKAQEANGLRDTGPKARPEARELVVSSSAAKGVPTPAHPLAPASSHVHAGTPPGPRFLAGLQGGKASMRVDNSSPAGWSSLARDTAAVSPRPALKPSAPDSRPATLQGRATPQAAAPQTKVSVGPASPGPADTPDWTPSASKIQQARERFFQTPGAAPSPGPAGRAPAPADAPSGDSSREQALSCLLKALPRLGDTGAQAPDRPSPALKSHTRTEGPQASPSAKLSRVASPQALSPPARTELPAPLRVGTTSRASTSPQAGRKSPPVSSGASSRLKPEAPLAKGASASPQEGQEDGPAGWRARLKPVEKKSPAERSGPRMGEAPGRVRRSSEGPARVPPTPLQPDRTAGTASPGPSPSAASPSRSHRRKLAVSASLDVSANWLRSEPSGQEVPAQSWKEEEKGKLSAQDKPAGRPLASAGVPAPPGKAVTNRARLHPDYMPPEEIQRHMENIESQLDALELRGVELEKRLRAAEGDASEDALMVDWFQLIHEKQLLLRQELELMYKARDQRLVEQQLDLDGELRQLMAKPKGLKSLQDQQREEDLLRQYISTVEDRSNIVDVLEEDRLREQEEDEMLQNMIQSLDLQKSSGDQKKKSKFSLSRVWSLRSKSKTPE; encoded by the exons ATGAGCATGTTCACAGGCCGGTGTCGAAAGAACAGACGGACGCCACAGAAGTCCCCTCGCTTGGCGAGCCTGGGAACGAGTCCATCAGCCAGCATTTGCAGAGTACCAGCTGTGTGCAG AGACTTTGATGCTCTCAGGAAGGAAAACATTTATGAGAACAACAAACTG GCCTTCCATGTGGCTGAGGAGAAGCTGGGCATCCCAGCCCTGCTGGACGCCGAGGACATGGTGGCCCTGAAGGTGCCAGACCGGCTGAGCATTCTGACCTATGTGTCTCAGTACTATAACTACTTCCACGGACGCTCCCCCA TTGGGGGCATGGCTGGTATCAAGAGACCCCCGTCAGACTCCGACGAGGAACCGTCCGGGAAGAAGGCCCCATCCCAGCCGGCCAGGCCCTCACCCACTCCAGCCAAGCGGCAGCCACTGTCTCCCACCAGCACAAACCCCGCCGTCCAGCGGAAGGACAGGAGCTCAGGGGGTCTCCTGCTGAAGACC GGCCAGGCCTCCGTGAACAGCTCCGTCAGCAGCACCTGTGGGGTCTGTGGCAAGCACGTGCACCTCGTGCAGCGACACTTGGCTGACGGGGAGCTCTACCACCGGAGCTGCTTCAg gtgtAAACAATGCTCCAGCACGCTGCACTCTGGGGCCTATAGGCCCACCGGCGAGCCCGGCGTCTTCGTATGTTCCAGCCACCACCCCGAGGCCGCCTCTGCAAGCCCCACGTGGCGGGACCCGGCCCCCCGACAACCAGGGACCGTGCCCTCAGACTCCAAGCTGCCCAGTGCCCCATGGAAGGCCCAGGAGGCAAATGGGCTCCGAGACACAGGGCCAAAAGCCAGGCCAGAGGCCCGGGAGCTGGTGGTGAGCAGCTCAGCTGCCAAAGGTGTCCCCACTCCAGCTCATcctctggcccctgcctcctcccatgTCCACGCGGGGACCCCACCCGGGCCCAGGTTCTTGGCAGGCCTCCAGGGTGGCAAAGCCAGCATGCGTGTGGACAACAGCTCCCCAGCAGGCTGGTCATCACTGGCCCGGGACACGGCAGCAGTCAGCCCCCGTCCTGCCCTGAAACCGAGTGCCCCGGACTCTCGCCCGGCCACCCTGCAAGGCCGGGCGACCCCCCAAGCAGCAGCCCCCCAGACCAAGGTCAGTGTGGGCCCAGCGTCTCCAGGCCCAGCAGACACCCCAGACTGGACCCCGTCAGCCTCCAAGATACAGCAGGCCCGGGAGAGGTTCTTCCAGACTCCTGgagctgcccccagccctggcccagctGGCAGGGCCCCAGCTCCTGCGGATGCACCTTCTGGGGACAGCAGCAGGGAGCAGGCGCTGAGCTGCCTCCTGAAGGCCCTTCCCAGGCTCGGGGACACTGGTGCCCAGGCGCCTGAcag GCCCTCCCCTGCTCTGAAATCCCATACCAGAACCGAAGGGCCACAAGCAAGTCCATCAGCCAAGCTGTCACGGGTGGCATCCCCCCAGGCCCTTAGCCCCCCTGCGAGGACTGAGCTGCCAGCCCCCCTGAGAGTGGGCACCACCTCACGGGCATCCACATCAccccaggcaggcaggaagagcCCGCCCGTATCCTCAGGTGCCAGCTCCAGGCTGAAGCCGGAGGCCCCCCTGGCAAAGG GTGCGAGTGCCAGCCCCCAGGAAGGCCAGGAGGACGGGCCAGCAGGATGGAGGGCCCGCCTGAAGCCCGTGGAGAAGAAAAGCCCTGCTgagag GTCAGGGCCTCGGATGGGTGAGGCGCCTGGGAGGGTCCGTAGGAGCTCCGAGGGGCCCGCCCGCGTGCCCCCGACCCCTCTTCAGCCTGACAGGACAGCGGGCACAGCGAGCCCCGGGCCCAGCCCCTCAG CCGCCTCCCCGTCCCGATCCCACCGCAGGAAGCTGGCCGTCTCTGCCAGCCTGGACGTTTCTGCCAACTGGCTTCGTTCGGAGCCCTCGGGGCAGGAAGTCCCAGCCCAGAgctggaaggaagaggagaaagggaagctgTCTGCTCAGGACAAACCAG CAGGGAGGCCCTTGGCCTCGGCTGGTGTCCCCGCTCCACCCGGCAAGGCAGTGACCAACCGTGCCAGG CTGCACCCTGACTACATGCCCCCGGAAGAGATCCAGAGGCACATGGAGAACATCGAGAGCCAGCTGGACGCCCTGGAGCTCAGGGGCGTGGAGCTGGAGAAGCGTCTTCGCGCCGCCGAGGGGG ATGCCTCCGAGGACGCCCTCATGGTGGATTGGTTCCAGCTCATCCACGAGAAGCAGCTACTGCTGCGGCAGGAGTTGGAGCTGATGTACAA GGCCAGGGACCAGCGCCTGGTGGAGCAGCAGTTGGACCTGGACGGGGAGCTGCGTCAGCTGATGGCCAAGCCCA AGGGTCTGAAGTCCCTCCAGGACCAGCAGCGCGAGGAGGATCTGCTGCGCCAGTACATCAGCACGGTGGAGGACCGGAGCAACATCGTGGATGTCCTGGAGGAGGACCGGCTCAG AGAGCAAGAGGAGGACGAGATGCTGCAGAACATGATCCAGAGTCTGG acctccAGAAGAGCAGCGGGGACCAGAAGAAGAAGTCCAAGTTCAGCTTGTCCAGGGTCTGGTCCCTGAGGAGCAAAAGCAAGACCCCCGAGTGA
- the MICALL2 gene encoding MICAL-like protein 2 isoform X4: MVALKVPDRLSILTYVSQYYNYFHGRSPIGGMAGIKRPPSDSDEEPSGKKAPSQPARPSPTPAKRQPLSPTSTNPAVQRKDRSSGGLLLKTGQASVNSSVSSTCGVCGKHVHLVQRHLADGELYHRSCFRCKQCSSTLHSGAYRPTGEPGVFVCSSHHPEAASASPTWRDPAPRQPGTVPSDSKLPSAPWKAQEANGLRDTGPKARPEARELVVSSSAAKGVPTPAHPLAPASSHVHAGTPPGPRFLAGLQGGKASMRVDNSSPAGWSSLARDTAAVSPRPALKPSAPDSRPATLQGRATPQAAAPQTKVSVGPASPGPADTPDWTPSASKIQQARERFFQTPGAAPSPGPAGRAPAPADAPSGDSSREQALSCLLKALPRLGDTGAQAPDRPSPALKSHTRTEGPQASPSAKLSRVASPQALSPPARTELPAPLRVGTTSRASTSPQAGRKSPPVSSGASSRLKPEAPLAKGASASPQEGQEDGPAGWRARLKPVEKKSPAERSGPRMGEAPGRVRRSSEGPARVPPTPLQPDRTAGTASPGPSPSAASPSRSHRRKLAVSASLDVSANWLRSEPSGQEVPAQSWKEEEKGKLSAQDKPAGRPLASAGVPAPPGKAVTNRARLHPDYMPPEEIQRHMENIESQLDALELRGVELEKRLRAAEGDASEDALMVDWFQLIHEKQLLLRQELELMYKARDQRLVEQQLDLDGELRQLMAKPKGLKSLQDQQREEDLLRQYISTVEDRSNIVDVLEEDRLREQEEDEMLQNMIQSLDLQKSSGDQKKKSKFSLSRVWSLRSKSKTPE; this comes from the exons ATGGTGGCCCTGAAGGTGCCAGACCGGCTGAGCATTCTGACCTATGTGTCTCAGTACTATAACTACTTCCACGGACGCTCCCCCA TTGGGGGCATGGCTGGTATCAAGAGACCCCCGTCAGACTCCGACGAGGAACCGTCCGGGAAGAAGGCCCCATCCCAGCCGGCCAGGCCCTCACCCACTCCAGCCAAGCGGCAGCCACTGTCTCCCACCAGCACAAACCCCGCCGTCCAGCGGAAGGACAGGAGCTCAGGGGGTCTCCTGCTGAAGACC GGCCAGGCCTCCGTGAACAGCTCCGTCAGCAGCACCTGTGGGGTCTGTGGCAAGCACGTGCACCTCGTGCAGCGACACTTGGCTGACGGGGAGCTCTACCACCGGAGCTGCTTCAg gtgtAAACAATGCTCCAGCACGCTGCACTCTGGGGCCTATAGGCCCACCGGCGAGCCCGGCGTCTTCGTATGTTCCAGCCACCACCCCGAGGCCGCCTCTGCAAGCCCCACGTGGCGGGACCCGGCCCCCCGACAACCAGGGACCGTGCCCTCAGACTCCAAGCTGCCCAGTGCCCCATGGAAGGCCCAGGAGGCAAATGGGCTCCGAGACACAGGGCCAAAAGCCAGGCCAGAGGCCCGGGAGCTGGTGGTGAGCAGCTCAGCTGCCAAAGGTGTCCCCACTCCAGCTCATcctctggcccctgcctcctcccatgTCCACGCGGGGACCCCACCCGGGCCCAGGTTCTTGGCAGGCCTCCAGGGTGGCAAAGCCAGCATGCGTGTGGACAACAGCTCCCCAGCAGGCTGGTCATCACTGGCCCGGGACACGGCAGCAGTCAGCCCCCGTCCTGCCCTGAAACCGAGTGCCCCGGACTCTCGCCCGGCCACCCTGCAAGGCCGGGCGACCCCCCAAGCAGCAGCCCCCCAGACCAAGGTCAGTGTGGGCCCAGCGTCTCCAGGCCCAGCAGACACCCCAGACTGGACCCCGTCAGCCTCCAAGATACAGCAGGCCCGGGAGAGGTTCTTCCAGACTCCTGgagctgcccccagccctggcccagctGGCAGGGCCCCAGCTCCTGCGGATGCACCTTCTGGGGACAGCAGCAGGGAGCAGGCGCTGAGCTGCCTCCTGAAGGCCCTTCCCAGGCTCGGGGACACTGGTGCCCAGGCGCCTGAcag GCCCTCCCCTGCTCTGAAATCCCATACCAGAACCGAAGGGCCACAAGCAAGTCCATCAGCCAAGCTGTCACGGGTGGCATCCCCCCAGGCCCTTAGCCCCCCTGCGAGGACTGAGCTGCCAGCCCCCCTGAGAGTGGGCACCACCTCACGGGCATCCACATCAccccaggcaggcaggaagagcCCGCCCGTATCCTCAGGTGCCAGCTCCAGGCTGAAGCCGGAGGCCCCCCTGGCAAAGG GTGCGAGTGCCAGCCCCCAGGAAGGCCAGGAGGACGGGCCAGCAGGATGGAGGGCCCGCCTGAAGCCCGTGGAGAAGAAAAGCCCTGCTgagag GTCAGGGCCTCGGATGGGTGAGGCGCCTGGGAGGGTCCGTAGGAGCTCCGAGGGGCCCGCCCGCGTGCCCCCGACCCCTCTTCAGCCTGACAGGACAGCGGGCACAGCGAGCCCCGGGCCCAGCCCCTCAG CCGCCTCCCCGTCCCGATCCCACCGCAGGAAGCTGGCCGTCTCTGCCAGCCTGGACGTTTCTGCCAACTGGCTTCGTTCGGAGCCCTCGGGGCAGGAAGTCCCAGCCCAGAgctggaaggaagaggagaaagggaagctgTCTGCTCAGGACAAACCAG CAGGGAGGCCCTTGGCCTCGGCTGGTGTCCCCGCTCCACCCGGCAAGGCAGTGACCAACCGTGCCAGG CTGCACCCTGACTACATGCCCCCGGAAGAGATCCAGAGGCACATGGAGAACATCGAGAGCCAGCTGGACGCCCTGGAGCTCAGGGGCGTGGAGCTGGAGAAGCGTCTTCGCGCCGCCGAGGGGG ATGCCTCCGAGGACGCCCTCATGGTGGATTGGTTCCAGCTCATCCACGAGAAGCAGCTACTGCTGCGGCAGGAGTTGGAGCTGATGTACAA GGCCAGGGACCAGCGCCTGGTGGAGCAGCAGTTGGACCTGGACGGGGAGCTGCGTCAGCTGATGGCCAAGCCCA AGGGTCTGAAGTCCCTCCAGGACCAGCAGCGCGAGGAGGATCTGCTGCGCCAGTACATCAGCACGGTGGAGGACCGGAGCAACATCGTGGATGTCCTGGAGGAGGACCGGCTCAG AGAGCAAGAGGAGGACGAGATGCTGCAGAACATGATCCAGAGTCTGG acctccAGAAGAGCAGCGGGGACCAGAAGAAGAAGTCCAAGTTCAGCTTGTCCAGGGTCTGGTCCCTGAGGAGCAAAAGCAAGACCCCCGAGTGA